From one Streptosporangiales bacterium genomic stretch:
- a CDS encoding enoyl-CoA hydratase, translating to MTDTSNPPVRYDVADGVATITLARPDAMNALDIPTKEALRVAVQQAAGDPVVRCLLLTGEGRAFSVGQDLNEHAGLLEQGNPVLDTVPRHYNPITHALLTMAKPVVAAVNGVAAGAGAGFAFAADFRVVGESAGFNLAFAGVGLGPDSGTSWTLPRMVGSAKAIELLMRPGTIDSATALDLGLATKVVPDDQVLAEAGALAAELAHGPTMAYAAIRQAVGYSASHEIADSLEREAELQAQCGATEDHRGAVTAFIEKRKPEFHGG from the coding sequence ATGACGGACACGTCGAACCCTCCGGTGCGTTACGACGTCGCCGACGGCGTCGCGACGATCACCCTGGCGCGACCCGACGCGATGAACGCGCTCGACATCCCGACCAAGGAGGCGCTGCGCGTCGCGGTGCAGCAGGCGGCCGGCGACCCGGTCGTGCGCTGCCTGCTGCTCACCGGCGAGGGGCGCGCGTTCAGCGTCGGCCAGGACCTGAACGAGCACGCGGGCCTGCTCGAGCAGGGCAACCCGGTCCTCGACACCGTGCCGCGGCACTACAACCCGATCACGCACGCGCTGCTGACCATGGCGAAGCCGGTCGTCGCGGCGGTGAACGGGGTGGCCGCAGGAGCGGGGGCGGGCTTCGCGTTCGCCGCCGACTTCCGGGTGGTCGGCGAGTCGGCCGGCTTCAACCTCGCCTTCGCCGGCGTGGGTCTCGGCCCCGACTCGGGGACGTCGTGGACGCTGCCCCGCATGGTCGGCAGCGCCAAGGCGATCGAGCTGCTGATGCGCCCTGGCACCATCGACTCCGCCACCGCGCTCGACCTCGGACTCGCCACGAAGGTCGTCCCCGACGACCAGGTCCTCGCCGAGGCCGGCGCGCTCGCGGCCGAGCTGGCACACGGACCGACGATGGCGTACGCGGCCATCCGCCAGGCCGTCGGCTACTCCGCCTCGCACGAGATCGCCGACTCCCTCGAGCGCGAGGCCGAGCTCCAGGCCCAGTGCGGCGCGACCGAGGACCACCGGGGCGCGGTGACGGCGTTCATCGAGAAGCGCAAGCCCGAGTTTCACGGCGGTTAG
- a CDS encoding helix-turn-helix domain-containing protein has protein sequence MEARPTLITSVQRALHLLDAVGEYNRPVQAKTLARRTGQPLPTTYHLLRTLVHEGYLRRVDGAGYVLGDRVAALSGTGAATRTARFRTILQNLHDELNAAAYLSILDDGEIRLVDVVDSKKAPRVDLWVGFHDAAHATALGKAVLSTLEERERLDYLGTHDLPDLTPRTVTSRKLLLRELDQPRAYAVDREEYALGTGCVAASVPSTAITAAIAVSVPTNQVQRIVEQGAVLRRAARLVALAAAD, from the coding sequence GTGGAAGCTCGCCCTACGCTCATCACGTCGGTGCAGCGCGCACTGCACCTGCTCGACGCCGTCGGTGAGTACAACCGCCCGGTGCAGGCGAAGACGCTCGCCCGCCGCACCGGACAGCCGCTCCCGACGACCTACCACCTGCTCCGCACCCTCGTGCACGAGGGCTACCTGCGCCGGGTCGACGGCGCCGGGTACGTGCTCGGTGACCGGGTGGCCGCCCTGTCCGGCACCGGCGCGGCCACGCGCACGGCACGCTTTCGCACCATCCTGCAGAACCTGCACGACGAGCTCAACGCCGCGGCGTACCTCTCGATCCTCGACGACGGGGAGATCAGGCTCGTCGACGTCGTCGACAGCAAGAAGGCGCCACGGGTCGACCTGTGGGTGGGGTTCCACGACGCGGCCCATGCCACCGCGCTCGGCAAGGCGGTGCTCTCCACGCTCGAGGAGCGGGAGCGTCTCGACTACCTCGGCACGCACGACCTGCCCGACCTCACCCCGCGCACCGTGACGAGCCGCAAGCTGCTGCTGCGCGAGCTCGACCAGCCGCGGGCCTACGCGGTCGACCGCGAGGAGTACGCCCTCGGCACCGGCTGCGTCGCGGCCTCCGTCCCGTCGACGGCGATCACCGCCGCCATCGCCGTGTCGGTGCCCACCAACCAGGTGCAGCGCATCGTCGAGCAGGGTGCCGTGCTCAGGCGCGCGGCTCGGCTGGTCGCCCTCGCCGCCGCCGACTGA
- a CDS encoding prolyl oligopeptidase family serine peptidase produces MSGLRSAVVVLVAAGAVVAPGGGHAVASDSGPPERRLSVDTGDGQVLPATLRLPARPLPGRPAMVLVDGAGPGHRDDLRDEAEAFTEAGVATLVYDKRTVGYSFTRRSYSLLADDAVAAAAVMRRQPGVDAGNVGLWGLSEGGWVAPLAAARDPRTAFLVVVGANGGAPLPQQSWAERIKIEHAGVRGSLVDAYAYTAYRLINGLGLFPEAYHDAGAAPRVLTLPVLGVWGDRDVQTPPVESVAAYRTALDAAGNRRYTLRTVAGAEHTVRVSTDGWDRGAEFAPGYVDLVTAWASQAVTGRAPAPSVAGTGMQSRTTVPVPALRWYESAPVQVGAFVTLILAFAGFGLAAPLRRIRGRRGPRAPWSARLLAGTGLAAVIGWPLYLGSLLFTSGGTLTTNGAIHAGPLLGGRPLLWLALQALAVVTVAAGIVTAVRHRPAPGDRLRTAVVLGATTVFAAWALYWGLLLP; encoded by the coding sequence ATGTCCGGTCTCCGTTCCGCCGTCGTGGTGCTCGTCGCCGCCGGCGCGGTCGTCGCCCCCGGTGGCGGCCACGCCGTCGCCTCCGACTCGGGCCCGCCCGAACGCCGGCTGAGCGTCGACACCGGTGACGGCCAGGTGCTGCCGGCCACCCTGCGCCTGCCGGCGCGCCCGCTGCCCGGTCGCCCGGCGATGGTGCTGGTCGACGGCGCCGGGCCGGGACACCGCGACGATCTGCGCGACGAGGCCGAGGCGTTCACCGAGGCCGGGGTGGCGACCCTCGTCTACGACAAGCGCACCGTCGGCTACTCGTTCACGAGACGCTCCTACTCCCTGCTGGCCGACGACGCCGTCGCCGCCGCGGCCGTGATGCGCAGGCAGCCTGGCGTCGACGCAGGAAACGTCGGTCTCTGGGGGCTGAGCGAGGGCGGTTGGGTCGCGCCGCTCGCCGCTGCGCGCGACCCGCGCACGGCCTTCCTCGTGGTCGTGGGGGCGAACGGCGGCGCACCGCTGCCGCAGCAGAGCTGGGCGGAAAGGATCAAGATCGAGCACGCGGGCGTGCGAGGCTCGCTCGTGGACGCCTACGCGTACACGGCCTACCGCCTGATCAACGGGCTCGGGCTGTTTCCCGAGGCGTACCACGACGCGGGCGCCGCGCCGCGAGTGCTCACGCTGCCGGTGCTCGGGGTGTGGGGGGATCGCGACGTCCAGACACCGCCGGTCGAGAGCGTCGCCGCCTACCGCACGGCACTCGACGCGGCCGGCAACCGCCGGTACACGCTGCGCACCGTCGCCGGTGCCGAGCACACCGTCCGGGTCTCGACCGACGGCTGGGACCGCGGCGCCGAGTTCGCCCCCGGCTACGTCGACCTCGTCACGGCCTGGGCGTCCCAGGCGGTGACTGGGCGCGCGCCGGCGCCGTCGGTGGCGGGCACCGGCATGCAGTCGCGCACGACCGTCCCCGTCCCCGCGCTGCGGTGGTACGAGTCCGCGCCGGTCCAGGTCGGTGCCTTCGTGACGCTGATCCTCGCGTTCGCCGGGTTCGGGCTTGCGGCGCCGCTGCGCCGGATACGTGGCCGGCGCGGTCCGCGGGCACCGTGGTCGGCGCGGCTGCTCGCCGGCACCGGCCTGGCGGCCGTGATCGGCTGGCCGCTGTACCTGGGGTCGCTCCTCTTCACGAGTGGCGGCACCCTGACCACCAACGGCGCGATCCATGCCGGCCCGCTGCTCGGCGGACGCCCCCTTCTCTGGCTCGCGCTGCAGGCGCTCGCGGTCGTCACCGTGGCGGCGGGCATCGTGACCGCCGTGCGGCACCGGCCGGCGCCGGGCGACCGGCTGCGCACCGCCGTCGTGCTCGGAGCCACGACGGTGTTCGCCGCGTGGGCGCTGTACTGGGGGCTGCTGCTGCCGTGA